The following nucleotide sequence is from Glycine max cultivar Williams 82 chromosome 9, Glycine_max_v4.0, whole genome shotgun sequence.
aattataaaataaaatgaacgaTAAAgctgcattttctcttcccaaTTCCtgattgtcattttttttctcgaTTTTTTGTATGCTTTTTAAAATGTCTGCACTCtgcaaaaaatttatccttttttctctcttttttctttttttgctttttgacaTTGCAGTTACAGAAAGTCAGAAGAAAGGGCCCGTTTTCCAAAAATTTCACCTTTATGTTTTGGAGTCTTTTGATTATATGAAGGAAGCGGGGCTgtttgaaagtgataaattAGAAGCaagctcttttcttttttgaattctCACCTCCCCAAgccttcaaaaaagaaaaacccttTGTtacttgtttgtttattttgtaaCAATGTACATTTCCGAGTGAactttacaaacaaaaaaagtaaacatGTTAAAACTAGGTACTAGTATTTGCTAAACTTGTTTGTGTAGTTTGTTTATGTATATTCGGAATTAGTTTCATCTAAGTTAATGGTCACATGCTTCTAGGTtctgctttcttttctttctcttctaaagTACTGAACTGAGTTATTTGTCACTTGTATTGCTGGTTATGTTTCTTGTGTTTGCCTTAACTTGTTTGATTTCATAGACTACTTCAAAGCGCCTAGCGGACAGGAAAATAGCAAGGTTTGAAAGGAATATTAGCAAGAAAGGATCAGAAAGCTCTAAGAAGGGATATGCCTATCCTGTGGGCCCCATCGTGCTTGGGTTCTTCGTCTTTGTTGTCGTTGGATCATGTATGTTCTTCTGCTatcttaacatttttatttgcagTTTTGCACACCAAAATACttttcaattaatcaaaatatattgaacTGGTTGAATAAAGTGCtgagattttgatttttgattttttgtaaACGTTATTGTAGTTTAAGCAAACTAATGCTATGGTGTACAAATTCAATGACTTGCCCCCACTTTGTTTCAGTAAAAAATGTATGACTAATTGTTGTTTTGCTGACAGCTCTGTTTCAGATCATTAGGACGGCTACAAGTCGTGGAATGGCCTAAGGCAGAAGGAATGTTTGTCAAgtgttgtatatatatatatatatatatcaaacaagTAGATGTCTTGAAAACATAATAATTCACTTTAGATCAGCAATGTGTTGATAAAGAGTGAAATGAGAACTTAACTTTGCTTAATAAACGAATATTTCATTTCTTATATggtgtgttttttctttaatcatcTATGGTCAATTCTCAAGTCAACGCGCTCTATTCCAAATAGTCAAAGTCACAAAGCCATAGGTAATATGTAGAGACTAGACTCGTTAAAATTGATTTGTATTTACGGGCAAAAATGGTTTCATAGAAAAGTGTCAATTGGgcaaaaaaactcaaattataCAGATAGTAAAAGCAAGCGATCTAATGGTAGTCCAAATGTAAAATTTGAGCTTGATTACTCTATGCAAGACTAAAATCTCAGGTTTAAGGATTAGTACTTTGTAGTTCATATCGAATTTTGGAGCAATATATAGGACTTATTGATTTTGAGGCCTTATTCATTGCTCATGTGCGACATATACAACGAGGAGTAATTTAATCTTACATGTTTCAAGAGACAATGTCCAACTTTTGAAACAGACATATTGACGGTATGATGACAAAACTGAAAGATGGTAACAGGGAAAGGGATAAGAAATCTCAACAAGGGGATTGAGGTTTGAGATTATTCATACAAATTTATGGTTCATTCTGCCTCCATAGGCTAATTTGCTCTCATCAGATCTTCTACCTGCTTTGGTTGCCACACTTATTTTGCTTGAGTTATGGCAACAGTCGGAACTTTTGGAAAACTTGCGATCATGAGAGCTAAAACTCATCTCAGGATATACTTTAGCATCATCCTCATCAGATAAGCTTTCATAATGCATTGAGCCAGAGCCCCTACACTCAAATTCCTGCAGGAAAGGGAGTCATTTGATAAGAAACCAATTTCAGAAACATAAGGGAAAATTTACTACAAAGTACAACAGGAGTTAAATTACCCTTGATCTTGACTTAACAGCACAGGGGGTTAAGCATGGATTTAGATCATTCAGTAATAGGTCATCAGACAGGTCATCAGAGCTGAATTCCTGCATGAATTGTTGAGCAGATTAACCAAAATGCTTGTCAGATCAGAAGGTAATAATAGAATTGCTTAAGGACATTTTTCTATGGCTTAATAGCAGGACTCATGATTAGCTTATGTGACATATAATccatcatatataattataattttgaatttgcatTTATATTATAAAGCTTACCCAAAAGTTAGAAGCATCTTCCCGGGCATGTGTTGGTGTTCTTGGAGAACTTCCATATCCTGGAAGACCTGCTTTTGCTGAATACTTATCAGCCTTGACCtaacaaacaaatgaaaaagaaaatcattaggACTTGTTTTTTCTTGTCTTAACCCTCCAGTTAATCAAAAAAAGAGACTCTTGACAAATTAGAAATTCGATCGGGAAGTAAGTAAAGTCTGACCAAGAATTGTTTCTGCCAATAATCGAATTTGAATAGTATCCAAACGAATATTAGGACTTGCAAGTCCGAAGAGAATCAAACatctccatttttgttttaaaaaactgttttctaaaacaattcctCACTAATCAACAACCAATATACCGTCCAAAATCTATTTAAGTTTTGAAATTGTTTccaaaacaagtattttaaaaactaaaaaatagaaacaactaCTCCTGATTTCATCTTATTTAACTTCATCAATTCAACACTTCATTAAGTGTCTTGCACCATCTGAACAACCTTTttagtagcattttgaaaaccaaaaacacATTTTGAAAATAGAACTCAAACGTATCCTAAAGAAGAAATAGTTATTGAAAGCTTCAATGAAAAACATAATCACATGTAGTTGAAACAGGTTCATCAATCAGTAACCAATTTCAATGACTAGAATTTGCCTGATTTGACAATAAATTGTTGTTATATAGAAGGGTGCAAGTTATATATACCTCAGCAAGATCCTCCGCAAGGCTTTGAAGCTGACCAGTGAGAGAAGAAACCTGCTGCTGCAGAGCAGGAATAACCTGTTTTGCCTGCTTCAGCTCCGAACCTTGCTTCTCTAGAAGCTCTTGAAGCTGTGAATTCATAACATCAGGAAACAGTATCGCACTCTTCAACGACTTGATCTCTTCCCTTTGCTTCAAACACAAATCCTTCAACTTCTCCACctgcaaattcaaaattcaaacgcCCATTATTGAAACACACGCCCTTTTCCATTCCCAATGTGAATCGGATCCAAAACAactcttaaaatttgaatttgaaaccaACTCAATCCCAAAAGCTAACTCATATAGTTATAACTTCTCCCTCTTATATATAGTATTTTAGGCATAACATTAAACATCTCCGGCCAAACGTTTGCAAGACTCAACATTGGGGAGTGATATGATAATGGTCCGATAACAGATGGATCAATAAATCCAATAATAATCACTAAGATAAACTTTAATAGTATCATATTTAAGCTTAATTGAAGCCCAAAAGCAAGTTCATAAAGCGAGAATTGCTCCTATTAATATACATTGTTTTGTGCATCACTGATCAACGTGGGATCTGGAACAAAaacacaacattttttttacctctttgtTCTTGTCCTCAAGCATTTGCTTGAGTTGAGAAACCTGCTGCTCCTGCTCCTTGTTGATGCTGAGAAGCTCCCTCTCGCTCCTGAGCACCATAGCCAATGTCCTCGTGTTGTTCTTCACCTCCGTCAAGGCCTTcaccttctccttcttctcggAAGCGCCCTTTCCGAAGAGCTTCTTCTGCAGGGCAGAGAACCCTGCCACTTTCTTAGCGTCCTTCTTCAAATCCTTCGCGAGCGAATCGGAGGGAATAATCAACCTGGTGGCGGTGGAGGACTTGGGTTTTCTGTCCATGAACTTCTTGACCATGGTGGTGAAGGTGGGGTCCACCTTGGCGGTGTTTGAGGGTTTGGCCTTAACGAGAGCgcgagaggaagaagaagaagaagaggttttGGTTTTGAGGTTGTTGAATTCATGGGAGGAAGAAGGGTCGGAGAAGTGAGAGGAAGTGGAGGAGCGTGAATCGTAGGAACTGTACCGAGAAGAAGGTTTCACACGGGACGccattcagaaagaaaaaaaatggtttttttcaaattgaaattgaaaccgAAGAAGAAGAGTTACAGAGAGTTTTTGAAGTCAGAACAGAGGATGTCTTGGTCGGGGACACGTGGCGGATGATGGGGGATGTTCGGTTTGCCGCTGgtacaaattcaaattttcacgTGTTGGGCGCGggctttgtttattattgattgcatttgcatttgatttttggaaattaCCACAGAAAACAAAGACACCAAATGAGTCCGGGTCGGATCAAGAGCGCACACAGCCTCTACTGTTCTGTTCAacactttatttcttttcctaTTCTACTCACTGCACGCGCGAGCTGCTCTGTAATTGTTTCCCCGGCTAGTATCTCCAGCACAAATttcttatatgtattttttaattatttttttggttttataatttttttttagttcccataatatcatattaataataaaaaatacatacagAATTTTACTCCAATGTAAAAAATCATAAGAAACTTCAAAAAATtcatacatttaaattttttactataacttaattattattccaataaaataattaattcatttttttagtttttatgtatacaaataataaatatgaataattaaagaaaatattaaatataaataaaaaataaaaaaaattccataacATAGAAAGGAAATgcgtaacaataaaaaataaatttttacataataatagataattaaaCACAAGgacattgaaataaaaaaaaacataatgatgaaatacaaaaaatattacataaaattaattattgttattttcatttccgAAACGTTTCCAAATATATTCAACTAAATCTGCTTGAAGTTGgtgatgtttttgtttgtcgTGAACTTCTACTTTCCTTTGGAGGTATGTTGATCCGATATTGGGTGAGCACCTAAAGATACTTCGAATGTTGACGTGCTATTACCTACACGATCgtaatcaatattattttgatatgtgTCATGTTCGTCCTCAACAATCATGTTATGTAATATGATGCATGCATCaatgatatttttcattttaccaTCATCCCAAAAATGTGTCGAACCATATATAATTGCAAATTGAGATTGGAGCACTTTGAACGCCTGCTCTACATCCGTTCTTGTCGATTCTTGTTGTTGTGCAAAtaattttcgtttttctccttATGGCATTGAGATGGTCTTCACAAATGTGACAAAATTTGGATAGATGTCATTTGCTAAATAGTATCCCATATTATATTGGATTTTATTTGCTGTGTATTGCACTGTGGGCACACATCTTGACAAAACTTCATCAAACACATTAGATCTATTTAACATAGTAATGCCATTATTTGAACTCGCAATGTCAAAATATGCATGTCAAATCCACAAGTTTTGTGATGCTACAACTTCAAGAATGATTGTTGGGTTGCAATGATCACCTCGATAAAATTGATCTTTCCATGCAACTGGACAATTTTTCCATTCTCAGTGCATACAATCAATGGAACCTAACATACCTGGAAATCTGCATGTCGCTCCCATTTGTAGTAGTCATTTGGTGTCTTCGTTATTTGGTATTCTCAGATACTCATTCACAAATATGGTGCAGATGCCTAATACAAATTGCTTTAAGCATTCCACTATAGTGGTTTCACCAATTCAAACATATTCATTCACACTGTCAGTAGGTGAGCCATAAGCCAATATACGAAGAGCAATTATGTACTTCTACAATGGAGATAGGCCTTTTCGACGTAGTGCATTGACTCTCCATACACTTTTCCTGTTCTTGCAAACGCCTTTCTTGTGCCTTCTTTAACTGCATAAGTTTTGATATGTGTTGacatttttctccttcattACACTTTCTATGCCAAATAAATCGAGAGTGTTAGAAGTTTCTTTACCTTTGCTattcctttttgttgtttttttgtccAATTGGACGAGACATTGGTCATGGTGTATCATATTCTTCACCTTCAATAGGTGTCTTTGGGTTAGAAGACAATGATTAATTTCCACCAACAAAaacctttattcttttttaacacTTTGACATAAATTCTACATCAAATTTTGGTTCATCTTTCAACAATAACCAAGCATGCTCAACCTCAAATTTTTTACTAGTATCCTGTGATTAAATCATATAAGCATCAGCCTTAACATCCTTCTCTGAACTTCCATTTCTCCTATGTTTATTTGCTTATTTGTAGCACCCATTAAACTTTTGAACTGGAGGGTGGATCCTGTTCCACCGAGATTTCAATTGAGTCCAACTTCTTTCACAAAATTGCCTATTTTGACGCACATCGTCATTGCCTACTAGGGAGTCAATATTGGATAAAGAAGGCTTATAACACATGTTTGGGTTGGTGGAGGTTGATGGTTGACtacaaaattgtgaattttgagAACTATCACTAGTAGGTGAAGGATGCATATACCACATGTGTGGGGTGGTGGATACATAACATACTGTGGTCGAATTTGAGAATTTTCACTAGTAGGGGTGGTGGTGGATACATAACATATTGCGAtagattttgagaatttttactGGTATGGGGTGGTCGATACATAACATATTACGGTGGATTTTAAGAATTTTCACTGGTACGAGGTGGTCAATACATAACATATTGCGGtggattttgataatttttactaGTAAGGGTGATTGATTTTGCAAAAACTATAGTAACATTGATAATTGTACTGATTGAGATTTATTTtagatagaataaaaaagattgaGGCTTGAtaggaacaagaaaaaaaaagtagtagaAATGTTGTGTGCAAAACTCCATCAATGAGACCCAAATTTACAGTGAACAATACGtgtaacagtaaaaaaaaattggtaataatttttttgtaaaaaaaaattatcaacgtTCCAAATCCTTCCCCACCAATTAATTATGTTAATCAATGTTCCAGATCCTTCCACACTAAATAACGAACATTCTAGATCCGTCCATAATACTTTTTCACCTTCACAAAAATCCTTTATTCTCCAGAACCTTCCCCACCAACCCCACCACCCCTCTGTAGTGCACATTTCTATCTTTTTTAGAAACTTTTCTCTCCAAAACCAAACCCCTTCTCTTCCAAACCATCTTCATTCTTCACGCATCACCTCCGTTGCGCCACTTCTTGCCATTGTAGCCATTGGCGTCGCTCCTTGCCATTGTAGTCACCGTCGTTGGTCATCGTGCGTCTGGCGTCAACGCCTCCAGCCATGGTTGCATCTCCATCGTGCTACCTTCGCTACGTCTCCATGTAGTTTTCCCCTTCCCATGTTTTTTACCTTTCATCTCTTCAATTTGGTTCATGAAAACCATTTTCTCTCATTTCCCCCTTTCTTGTATTGTTTGAATCTGGAtctgaatgatatttttttttcaaattttatgaattttgggATTCATTGTGGTTGTTGTTTGATCAAATAAGTTTTTGTtcattgttcttctctttggaaaattatttttcctcttatcCGTACGTGTGTTATACTTGTTATGTgtgaagaaattatttttttaatggtaaGATATCATTTCGTATATAAGAAACGATTTTGAAGAGTGAAGGAACACACCCTGCCACGTGAGTTTACTCCAATGCCAAAAAGTTTAAGAAACAGTTTCTTCACACTAAGCACCTGGGAAGAAACCAGCGCTGGAAATGCTCTTATACCCTTAAAAcatttatatcataaatataatatttttcatgtgttaTAAGACACacgaaaataaattaatcacttTGTTAAGCAACATTAGCATTGAAATGAATTTCATGTAAAGTGTTTAAATCTATATGAAATTATAAGAcccacaaaattataataaacaactCATCTAAACAAATATGCATTGTACATGCTCTTAGGTAAAATTTTAGACCTTTTGACAAAACTATAAGTTGTGTTTAAGTTGTTGATGACACTGCCCGTTTGCATCCAACTTCAGTTTGGAGAAAGCATCATCTTCCTTGCTTTTGTCTTAAGCGTCGTGCAATAGAAAACTCACCAAAGATCCAAACAAGCATTATGTATTTTGGAAAAATCATTTGTCCAAAAGATGTAGCATGATAACTTTTTACATGAGAGAGATTATTTTTGGGCACTCATTTGTTCTATAGCGAGAGACACAAATTTACTCTTTCCAATATAAGTACCCACTTTCTCCAATAGAGCAATTCTCATTGGATGCTTCCAATAGGTCCCACCAAAAAGTTATGATTACAATtataactaaatatatttttaaaaattgaagcaCTAATGCTTCTAGAAACAATCAATGCTTGTTGGAAACTGATCGTAGGCAAAAATACAATGGGAAAAGCTAGGGAAGCATCGTTGCTTAATTGGCTTCGTCGTTCACAAGCAATGCGATAAAGATGCTCTAAGTGTAGCCATTTTttactttctacatcggttatataTAACCAATGTAGAAAGTAAAAAATGGTTAACACTTGGTGGCATTACCAAGGATGACACCTCTCACTACAAGACAAACAAGCCTAAAAACATCCCCTAACATGTAAATTGTTTTCAAACTACACTCTTTTTgcagtttgttttttgttttcacccACTTTGTTCAATAAGTCGAAATTTTACATTGACTTGTTTGggtagagaaaaagaaaataaaatgagtaaaaatagttaaaccaaaaaagaataAGTTAGAAAAATACAGTAGAAATATTGGTAGTTTGGTTTAAAAGAAacgaaatagaaaaaaattataagattgtttagtttatttatttttttatacaatgatCATATTAAGGTTTAAACCTATAAACTCATGCATTCTAATCTCCCTACCACTAGACCAACCCTAAAGAggttgtttatttaaaataaattaataaaattagattataaataaaaatacaagacCATCCTTACAAAGTTAATATGTAAGTGTGAGCATTGTATTTACTCCCATAAAAACCTTTTGTAGCTTTTGATTTGTTACCCataactttttataataaaaacatttaaatataatcacataactttgaaattatttttaactaaaattaattttgcaaaatcaattttatttaaaattaattttgtgaatgtCCATCTATACACACAATATATTCGTCATTTCTCATAGAGGAGTTGATtttatatgatcaaattaagtTGATATTGGATAAACTCATTGGACTTTGGGTTTAATTTACATGGGCCCTATATGGGTAAATATCAATGTTGGCTCAATAAGGAATAATAAGTATTCTATTAAGATAATGTACTATAAATAGACTATGATTCCCAATGTAATATCACAAAACTCATTATCTTATCCCCATTTGAAGAGAGACTAAAGTTTCATT
It contains:
- the LOC100781458 gene encoding probable stress-associated endoplasmic reticulum protein, with the protein product MTTSKRLADRKIARFERNISKKGSESSKKGYAYPVGPIVLGFFVFVVVGSSLFQIIRTATSRGMA
- the LOC100785215 gene encoding uncharacterized protein, coding for MASRVKPSSRYSSYDSRSSTSSHFSDPSSSHEFNNLKTKTSSSSSSSRALVKAKPSNTAKVDPTFTTMVKKFMDRKPKSSTATRLIIPSDSLAKDLKKDAKKVAGFSALQKKLFGKGASEKKEKVKALTEVKNNTRTLAMVLRSERELLSINKEQEQQVSQLKQMLEDKNKEVEKLKDLCLKQREEIKSLKSAILFPDVMNSQLQELLEKQGSELKQAKQVIPALQQQVSSLTGQLQSLAEDLAEVKADKYSAKAGLPGYGSSPRTPTHAREDASNFWEFSSDDLSDDLLLNDLNPCLTPCAVKSRSREFECRGSGSMHYESLSDEDDAKVYPEMSFSSHDRKFSKSSDCCHNSSKISVATKAGRRSDESKLAYGGRMNHKFV